Genomic window (Rhododendron vialii isolate Sample 1 chromosome 4a, ASM3025357v1):
TTGATCGACTGATGAAAGAATAATCGAATTGCGTGTAGACTGATCCGAACACCTCTGAGTGTCGAACAAAAGAAACCCCAGGAACATATAGTGGGTCATTTGCCAAATTGTGGAAGTCCTGAATGGGAAATCCCCAAAATGTGTAAGCATGACAGACAGGTTGAGACTTTGGTGGCCCATGTGTTGAATCAATCAGACCCTTgtgttttgggaaaaaaaaaaaaaaatcaaattatatcGATCAAAAGCTCTACTTTAGCTTTGACTCCCATatttcctctcctctctctcacaatacatgGTGTAGCCCACAGAGACCCACCACTCTCAAAGGCCAAagctttttcttccttttcccctctctgtctctctccacaCATTTTAGGAGAGGTGGCCACACTCTTTATCTCTCGCTACTGTAGTGCTCTTTTTGCATTACATTTGCCaaagcaaaaccctaaagtTCCGATCTTTGCAACTTCAGGTACTATTTTTGGGCTTCTTTTTCTAATATTTCTATGCTTTTTGGGTGGTCCTGCGATTTGCTTTGTGGGTTTGCAGTTGTATGCCCTCCACTTTGTATTTTAGCAAATGGGTCTTTGTGGGGTTTTAGATCCTATCGTTTGGTAGGGTTTTCATCAGAAGAGGTGGGTCTTTGCTCAAGATCTGTGCTTTTCATTGACCCTTTCTCGTGTCTATCTTTATCAGTTTGTTCTTATCCTTTGATATATGTGGTGTTTGGAAATTACCAAGAGATATTTAGAAAACTGCATTTCGCATgtagtattttttctttttagtttcttttcctGCAATCGTTGATATTATAAAGCTTGACAGTTTTCTTGGTGGTGGAAAAATTTGCAATTTGAGGTATGTGGGTTGTGATGCTTCTACTTCCATgatgttttagttttttgtggATATCTTGGCtgatttcttgttttcaaaCGATCGATCTGGATCTGCATGCCTTTTTTACTTATATTTCTTAGTCTCTGCAGAAGTTTTCTTTTGTACTATTAATTTGTAATGTTAATTTGTCTTTGTTGAGAGATGTTTCCTTGCTCTAATCTCTAGATTTTCTGAGGCCAAGATGAACTTTAGATCTACTTGATTCTTAATTGATGCTGTCTTGTATAGGGTTTATAAATTCGATCCCTGGAATTTATGGTTCTGGTAGggtaattttgttttctcaccCTGATGTGAGGTGCCGTGTAGTTTACCTGACTCTTACTGTACGAGGTATTTACGGTATCTTGCTtgcatgtttgtttttttgtgtataATGTTTGTGCCAATCAAAATCATCTCGTCATTACAGAACATGCCCTATGCAAAAACATTGTTTGAAATCTTGTTGTTGGTTCATCATCATTCATGTGACTTAAATGGAGCTGGGTGGTGTTAATAATTCATTGATTTCAATCTGCTATGTTTCGGCATATAACGTTATACCCATTTGTAATGTTATTCTTTTCATTACTGTAGATCTGTTCGTTGGTGGAGTTGGGGATGAGTAAAAATATGGCGCGGCCAATGGAGAGAGCCATCTATTAAATCCGGAGGATGACTATGGGGGTTGTCCATTCTGATTAGTTTAGCCTGTTTGAGTCTTTTTCAATGGCCTCTAAATCTTGTGTGAGAACTTCTCCTGAGAAACAAGGAAAACCGACTGGTAACCAGACATTAGAAAGAAACTCTTGCAGTCCAGTACCTCTGCCGGTTTCAAAGACAAGTAAAGCAGAGGCTGATGCATCAAAAAGCTTTCCAAGAAGTGTGCGTCATACTGCACCCAAGCAGGTAAACAATGAAGCAACGGAGGAAATGAAATCACTGAGTTCTCACCAAAAGGGGTCTTCCAATGATTTAGATCGTAAATTTAATTCAAGCTTATCCTTGGTTGATCCGAaacaagtatcaacaaatgtaaGTCCTGCAGTCAATGACTTTATGGGATCACTTGATGGTGGAGCTTATCTGGAAAAGAAATCATCGGATCATGCAACTGTAAAGGATAGCTCAACTGCTGCCAAAGTTAGCGATGGGACCAATAGCCTTGCAAAGACTAGTGGAAGTGCTAAAAATagcgatcgagctgattttgtTGAGAGTGGAAAGAGCAGCTTGTGCAGAGGTAGCACAAGCAGTGACGTAAGTGATGAAAGTACTTGTAGCAGCTTTAGTAGCAGTATTAACAAACCTCACAAGGCAAATGACTCAAGGTGGGAAGCCATCCAAGTTGTTCGAACAAAAGATGGTGGATTAGGTTTGAGCCATTTCAGATTGCTAAAGAGGTTAGGCTGTGGGGATATTGGAAGCGTCTATCTGTCAGAGTTGAGTGGCACTAAGAGTTATTTTGCTATGAAGGTTATGGACAAAGCAGCATTAGCGAGCCGTAAGAAGCTGCTTCGCGCTCAGACAGAAAGAGAGATACTGCAGTGTTTGGACCATCCCTTCCTTCCCACATTATACAGTCATTTTGAGACAGACAAGTTCTCATGTTTGGTGATGGAGTTTTGCCCAGGAGGCGACTTGCACACACTTCGGCAGAGGCAGCCGGGAAAGCATTTTTCTGAACAAGCTGTTAAGTATGATTCCCGTCCCTATGGGTGAATCCATTATTCACaatatcttcttttctttaacTTATCATTTGCATGCCTTTGGTAGAATGTTTTAACAGTTTGACCGTTCTTTCTGATATCTAGAGATTTGTTGCTATATGATTGTTTTTTATTATAGTTTCATTGCATATAAAACTGCATATTAGTGCATCCCCTGGAATCTAGATTTTAATTCATCTTCTTGTATAATTTCTATGAAAGATTTCAATTAAAGTTGAACTCCACCTGCAAATGTTGTAGTTGTCAACATTGTGAAGCTATATGTAGGAGAGTTGTAGTTTGTGGAATCTAGATGTTTTCAGTAATTTTTACCAGCAATAGCCTGGTATTCGCCTTTGCTGGATTTTCCTTTATTGTTCTTTCGAATCTTTCCTCTCAAGCAAGTTTCCCCCTTTGTTACTAGTACTACCGGCAGTTATTGAAAAGGTGTTCATTTCAGAAATATATCATTTCTTGTCTTGCCTTTACGCTTTTCCTATATCTCGGTCTCTGTAAGGCTTGTTTCTGAACAAATTAGTCAAATCTTCCACCTTTTGATCTGATGACACATGGTAGCTAGCAACCTTCCTGGAGCATTTCTCTTCTTCACAATGGTTGATTACAGGCTTCATCAAGAAATGGGGAGAATGGTTGAAAGAGTTTTTCGGAATGGATTAActcaaaaagggaaaaatattAGCTAGTTCTGTAAGAATGAGTAACAGATGCGAGCTAAAGTTCTTACCTAGTAACATTCATCTTGTATCATCACTTCACTTAAATGGTGAGAATATAAGTATTGCTGTTGTTTTTcttatctttctgctcacttgTGCTGTCAACAACCTTACAACTGTCAATATGCAGGTTTTATGTAGCAGAGATCCTCCTTGCGATGGAATATCTCCATATGCTAGGGATAGTCTACCGAGACCTCAAACCGGAAAATGTACTTGTGAGGGAAGATGGACACATAATGCTTTCCGACTTTGACCTCTCTCTCCGCTGCACCGTCAGCCCGACACTAGTCAAATCCACATCTGTTGACATTGAACCCTTGAAGAAGAACCCCGTTTATTGTGTCCAACCAGCTTGCATTGAACCCTCTTGTATCCAGCCCTCATGTGTACTTCCAACAACATGTTTCACTCCTCGCTTCTTCTCAAGCAAACCCAAGAAAGACCGGAAACCCAAGACCGAAATCGGAAACCAAGTCACACCGTTGCCCGAGCTCATGGCGGAGCCGACCGGTGCCCGTTCAATGTCCTTTGTCGGGACTCATGAGTACTTGGCACCAGAAATCATTAAAGGCGAAGGGCATGGAAGTGCGGTGGATTGGTGGACATTAGGTATCTTTCTGTACGAATTATTGTTTGGTAAAACACCTTTCAAGGGATCCGGCAATCGGGCCACACTTTTCAATGTTGTGGGTCAGCCATTGCGGTTCCCAGAGTCCCCTGTAGTTAGTTTTGCTGCAAGGGATCTGATAAGGGGTTTGCTAGTGAAAGAACCGCAGCATAGGTTGGCATACAAACGAGGAGCAACAGAGATAAAACAACACCCTTTCTTTGAAGGTGTGAATTGGGCTTTGATCCGTTGTGCAAGCCCACCCGAGATCCCGAAGCCTGTTGAGATTGAACGAATTCCGGGCCCAGCAGCATCAACAAGCGAAAAAGCTGCTGTCGTAGCTAATGCTGATCAGAAAAGTTCCGACAATTATCTTGAATTCGATTTCTTCTGAGGTTTTCCAGACCTTAGTTGCTATTTGTTTCTTCCTCAAGGAAAGATGTAGAGTTTGCGTTTTAGGGACATCAACCGTGATGATTTCTTTCAGGGTTTTTACATCAACGTTTGGTGTTTTATATGGATATTTCCTGTTGTTATTAAGTTAAAACAGTTCTCAAATGTTTGTTGTATTGCAGAAGGCAGAAGCCAAGTATTGATGCTGTCAATCCATAATGTGAAGTCAGTTATTGGTCCTTTTTTTCACAACAGTGTATATGTTTTGCTGGAAGGCACAAATTTCTGAACTTGCATCTGTCTGTTTAGTTTTGTAGAGCCTTTTTTCCCCAATAGAGTTACATTGGGATGGATCATTTTGCAGAATAGCGTTTTGTATATTACTGTGAGTATCCATTATGATCATTAGAAGATCCTCGATGGTATAGATGCCTTCTTCCATGAGGCAAATAGTTATTCGGGTAGGTAACTTCGatttggaaattgaaataaacagaaaagctaggtcttttctttttctagagaGATATAGACTATCAATCTAGAATGCAGCCTAGAAATCCAACGGGCTGTCGGCCAAAGGTCAGCATTTTTCGAATCCCTCCACGGCATGtggaacttctctctctctctctctctcttgacgAGTTTCTTTGCAAGAGTGTTAAACGTTATTTTGGTACTTTCATTGTGATTATGATTCACTGGACTTCATTGTGTATAATTTGAGGAAGGTGAAAAGATGCATGGAATCTTGCAACTTTCAACCCAAGTCTGCATATTGGCCTTGTTGTAGGTTGATGAAGAAGCTAGAGGATACATATGAAGACTTCTTCACAGCAATCTGGGTCTTATAAAAGGACATAACGACTTgttcaaaactcaaatttggtgGTCATGTTTGTATAatgaattactccctccgtccccatttaATAGTCTCTTTTGTGAGTTCGATAACATAAAGAGGGACGGAGGGAAAAACCGTTCTACTAATAAATTAGATAGATCTACGGTTAACAAGTAATCGCAGAAAAGGTTGagggaaaaaacacaaaaacagttATGCGGTGAGCGTGGATCGAACACGCGACCTTCAGATCTTCAGTCTGACGCTCTCCCAACTGAGCTATCCCCGCAGATGTTTATAAAGCTATAGCATTTTAATATTTAACTATTCCTACGTCTTAATGATAACATTTTTGTGCTGTATTTCTTTGCATTATCACTTCCATCTTGTTTTGTTAACATTAGTAACTCCAAACTCTTTGGTTAAAACAAGAATGAAACCCAGTTGATGAAATAGTAAAAGGGCCATCCCCATATGCTATATGAGGCCGCACGCTCGAATCTCATAGAGATCAAATATTCAAAACCTAGGGGCCACTGGAGAGTTTGTTAGGTCGTTAATTGCATAGCCCGGAATTAGTCGGGGTGCAAAAAAACTAACAGGAACGTTCggtcataaaaaagaaaaaaaaaggacccaTGAGGGAACAACTAATGGTGGATTTTTGAACCTGCAACGGTGTGGGAGGGGGGACTTTCATCCTCACACCTTAGCCATCTAGGCTACCACCTAGGTGGTTGTTGTGATCACGGGTTCACCTTCCTAGATACGGAGTAATAACTATGGCTCAAACCAAATATTCCATGGCAGACGGAAAGTCCTATGGTAACGCTCAAATGAGGTTGCTACGCTAGTTGCTGATTCCCATCCCTTTTTTGAGTaggggaaaaaattggtgaatttCCATGGACCTTGTAGAGAGCATATCCCCATTGCTAGGGACAGGACAATAATGATTTTATTTGGTGCCACCGGCCAAGGTACGTGGGTGACGTTTAACCATTCAGCTGTCAATACATCATTGTTTGGGAGAAAAGGTCGTGATGATGTTTGTATAATGAATTCTGTGGTCCTTGTCCTTCTCTTTATCAATAGCAAGACAATATGGGCATCTGTAATA
Coding sequences:
- the LOC131321923 gene encoding serine/threonine-protein kinase D6PK-like, which codes for MASKSCVRTSPEKQGKPTGNQTLERNSCSPVPLPVSKTSKAEADASKSFPRSVRHTAPKQVNNEATEEMKSLSSHQKGSSNDLDRKFNSSLSLVDPKQVSTNVSPAVNDFMGSLDGGAYLEKKSSDHATVKDSSTAAKVSDGTNSLAKTSGSAKNSDRADFVESGKSSLCRGSTSSDVSDESTCSSFSSSINKPHKANDSRWEAIQVVRTKDGGLGLSHFRLLKRLGCGDIGSVYLSELSGTKSYFAMKVMDKAALASRKKLLRAQTEREILQCLDHPFLPTLYSHFETDKFSCLVMEFCPGGDLHTLRQRQPGKHFSEQAVKFYVAEILLAMEYLHMLGIVYRDLKPENVLVREDGHIMLSDFDLSLRCTVSPTLVKSTSVDIEPLKKNPVYCVQPACIEPSCIQPSCVLPTTCFTPRFFSSKPKKDRKPKTEIGNQVTPLPELMAEPTGARSMSFVGTHEYLAPEIIKGEGHGSAVDWWTLGIFLYELLFGKTPFKGSGNRATLFNVVGQPLRFPESPVVSFAARDLIRGLLVKEPQHRLAYKRGATEIKQHPFFEGVNWALIRCASPPEIPKPVEIERIPGPAASTSEKAAVVANADQKSSDNYLEFDFF